From Nonlabens sp. Ci31, the proteins below share one genomic window:
- a CDS encoding DUF6140 family protein translates to MGLYKVSIKRTATINMIKIEKGMSVEVVSTNKPMGNAKGKDAIKTAFMSKYNIDVGKLTNSGNMSEEKIN, encoded by the coding sequence ATGGGACTTTACAAAGTATCGATAAAAAGAACTGCTACAATAAATATGATTAAAATCGAAAAGGGGATGAGTGTAGAAGTAGTATCTACAAACAAACCAATGGGAAATGCAAAAGGAAAAGATGCAATTAAAACAGCATTTATGAGCAAATACAATATTGATGTTGGAAAATTGACTAATTCAGGTAATATGTCAGAAGAAAAAATTAATTAA
- a CDS encoding L-rhamnose/proton symporter RhaT: MKKRIIFGILAVIIGIGIALFSESFFREIIQDVFKWSTSDNIKFVGKNMYIFSSKLYYITFGIVSLILTLENLNQKLTKVLKSGIICLLIFGILLIGISAIDANMKVVQCTACDDGIRKLHWNGINYGLILGASAIISIIPSFIRIIKRRKKPAYNTVYN; encoded by the coding sequence TTGAAAAAAAGAATAATATTTGGAATTTTAGCGGTTATAATCGGAATTGGAATCGCACTCTTTTCTGAATCATTTTTTCGTGAAATAATTCAAGATGTTTTTAAGTGGTCAACATCTGACAATATTAAATTTGTTGGAAAGAATATGTATATTTTCTCTAGCAAACTTTACTACATCACATTCGGAATCGTTTCTCTGATTTTAACGCTCGAAAATCTGAATCAAAAACTGACTAAAGTGTTGAAAAGCGGGATTATATGTCTTCTGATTTTTGGAATATTACTAATCGGAATTTCAGCTATTGACGCTAATATGAAAGTCGTGCAATGTACAGCTTGTGACGACGGAATTAGAAAATTACATTGGAATGGAATAAACTACGGACTGATTTTAGGAGCGAGTGCAATCATTTCAATTATTCCGAGTTTTATAAGAATAATAAAACGGAGGAAAAAGCCTGCGTACAACACGGTGTATAATTAA
- a CDS encoding serine hydrolase domain-containing protein, whose amino-acid sequence MKKYFLLLFLISFTVYSFGQIKESQAIDSIFTEWNKTDVPGCALGIIKEGKLIYAKGYGMANMEYDIPNSATSVFRIGSTSKQFTAASIVLLAEKDKLSLDDNLKSLFPDFPDYAQKITIRHLLNHTSGIRDYLQISYLKGLGDDDYYTDDNVMKWLINQTDLNFAPGEEYLYSNSGYWLLGQIVKKVAGMNMAEFAKKEIFEPLAMNNTHFHNDHTQIVKNRASGYVPDNNENYKISMTTLDMIGDGGIFTTINDIKKWDDAYYESAVLSREFWNVMTQQGVLNNGEVIDYASGLMINKYKGLKTVRHGGAFVGFRAEILRFPEQKLSIAIFANRGDANPSRMANQVADILLKDKLIENIDKKDKKVKFDVTEDEFQLSQLIGDYEIQPGVVARLSIKNDSLNVLQTWDKSTYNILKVSGNTFQISGNENLSFSFSNLKDGFTQTLKVLQGDSETIAARKKEIDTSGINLKDYVGSYYSKELDVNYNFEIENEILFVRIENTSSNIECIISDLDQFSTELGLVRFQRKDGLISGFELDSGRVKNLKFKK is encoded by the coding sequence ATGAAAAAATATTTTCTACTATTATTTCTTATTTCTTTTACAGTTTATTCGTTTGGACAAATTAAAGAAAGTCAAGCGATAGACAGCATTTTCACGGAATGGAATAAGACAGATGTCCCAGGATGTGCGTTAGGAATAATAAAAGAAGGAAAATTAATTTATGCCAAGGGATACGGAATGGCAAATATGGAATATGATATTCCGAACTCTGCTACTTCTGTGTTTAGAATCGGTTCAACTTCCAAACAGTTTACGGCTGCATCTATTGTGCTACTTGCAGAAAAAGACAAACTAAGTCTTGATGATAATTTGAAAAGTCTATTCCCTGATTTTCCTGATTATGCACAAAAGATTACAATTAGACATTTACTAAATCATACTAGCGGTATCAGAGATTACTTGCAAATTAGTTATCTAAAAGGATTGGGAGATGATGACTATTATACAGATGACAATGTTATGAAATGGCTAATAAATCAAACTGATTTAAACTTTGCACCTGGTGAAGAATATTTATACAGCAATTCTGGATATTGGCTTCTTGGTCAAATCGTAAAAAAGGTAGCAGGAATGAATATGGCAGAATTTGCGAAGAAAGAAATATTTGAGCCTCTTGCTATGAATAATACTCATTTTCATAATGACCATACGCAAATAGTAAAAAACAGAGCGTCTGGATACGTTCCTGATAATAACGAGAACTATAAAATCAGTATGACTACATTAGATATGATTGGTGATGGTGGAATATTTACTACAATAAATGATATAAAGAAATGGGATGACGCCTATTATGAGTCAGCTGTTTTAAGTAGAGAGTTTTGGAATGTGATGACACAACAAGGTGTATTAAACAATGGAGAAGTTATTGACTATGCTTCTGGTTTAATGATAAATAAATACAAAGGATTAAAAACTGTTAGACACGGAGGAGCTTTTGTTGGTTTTAGAGCGGAAATATTACGCTTTCCAGAACAAAAACTATCCATTGCAATATTTGCCAACAGAGGTGATGCCAATCCTTCAAGAATGGCTAATCAAGTTGCTGATATATTACTGAAAGACAAACTAATTGAAAACATTGATAAGAAAGATAAAAAAGTAAAGTTTGATGTTACAGAAGATGAATTTCAACTAAGCCAATTAATAGGTGATTATGAAATACAACCAGGTGTTGTTGCTCGATTATCTATCAAGAATGACTCATTAAATGTCCTACAAACTTGGGATAAATCAACTTATAATATTTTAAAAGTAAGTGGGAATACTTTCCAAATATCAGGAAATGAAAATTTAAGTTTTTCATTTTCTAATTTAAAAGATGGTTTTACACAAACGCTTAAAGTTTTACAAGGTGATAGTGAGACAATCGCAGCAAGAAAAAAAGAGATTGATACTTCAGGAATTAATTTAAAAGATTACGTAGGAAGTTATTATAGTAAAGAATTAGATGTGAATTATAATTTTGAAATAGAAAACGAAATTTTATTTGTTAGAATTGAAAATACATCATCTAATATTGAATGCATAATTAGTGACTTAGACCAATTTTCAACGGAACTAGGATTAGTAAGATTTCAAAGAAAAGATGGACTAATTTCAGGTTTTGAATTAGATTCAGGAAGAGTTAAAAATTTGAAGTTTAAAAAATAA
- a CDS encoding integrase core domain-containing protein: protein MVWKAKTKMEQKVEFIHEWLTQKYTITELCRSFNISRPTAYKLISRYEKMGLSGLIEQERAPINHPNRTNHKVEDSILKLKNKHMLWGAKKIRILLFKQYTEELIPSVVTVHNILSKNGLVKPQKRSRRVKPVFPIFDPKKCNEVWSADYKGKFLMGNKIYCHPLTIADSKSRFLFTAKGHYKENFLSVKQEFTKVFRKYGIPKQIHTDNGSPFGSVAAIQRYTRLSYWFIELGIDPVYSDPARPDQNGRHERMHRDLKAACAKPSSFDLKAQQRSLNRFVKEYNHIRPHEALGMKTPADCHDFSNRPYPEKISKYDYPSKMKVMKVCQNGAMRWKSYYWVYLTAGLKGKYVGAEDQGNGIWRVFYRDVFLGYFNENKIRDKQVSIRLSQNLV, encoded by the coding sequence ATGGTCTGGAAAGCAAAAACTAAAATGGAACAAAAAGTAGAATTTATTCACGAATGGTTAACTCAAAAGTACACCATCACAGAACTTTGTAGGTCATTTAATATATCTCGACCTACCGCTTACAAGTTGATTTCTAGGTATGAAAAAATGGGACTATCGGGATTAATTGAGCAAGAAAGAGCTCCAATTAATCACCCCAACAGAACCAATCATAAAGTTGAAGATTCAATCTTAAAATTAAAAAATAAACACATGCTTTGGGGAGCGAAGAAAATTCGCATTTTGTTGTTTAAACAGTATACTGAAGAACTTATTCCAAGTGTGGTTACTGTTCACAACATCCTTTCTAAAAATGGCCTAGTTAAACCTCAAAAGCGAAGCAGAAGAGTCAAGCCTGTATTTCCCATTTTCGACCCTAAGAAATGTAATGAAGTTTGGAGCGCAGACTATAAGGGAAAGTTTTTAATGGGAAATAAAATATACTGCCATCCGCTCACTATTGCCGATTCAAAGAGTAGGTTTTTGTTTACAGCAAAAGGGCATTATAAAGAAAACTTTCTCTCTGTTAAGCAAGAGTTTACAAAGGTTTTTAGAAAGTATGGCATTCCTAAACAGATACATACCGACAACGGAAGTCCCTTTGGATCTGTAGCTGCTATTCAAAGATATACCAGGCTATCCTATTGGTTTATTGAATTGGGAATAGACCCGGTTTATTCCGACCCAGCACGACCAGACCAAAACGGAAGACACGAACGTATGCACCGTGATTTAAAGGCAGCTTGTGCCAAACCCTCATCATTTGATTTGAAGGCACAACAACGTAGCTTAAATCGGTTTGTAAAAGAATATAATCACATTAGACCTCATGAAGCTTTAGGAATGAAAACCCCCGCAGATTGCCATGATTTTTCTAATAGACCATACCCTGAGAAAATCTCAAAATATGATTACCCATCAAAAATGAAAGTGATGAAGGTATGCCAAAATGGAGCCATGCGGTGGAAGTCATATTATTGGGTATATTTAACTGCTGGACTTAAGGGAAAATACGTCGGTGCTGAAGATCAAGGAAATGGAATTTGGAGAGTATTTTATAGAGATGTATTTTTAGGTTATTTTAATGAAAATAAAATAAGAGATAAACAAGTATCAATTAGACTAAGTCAAAATCTAGTGTAA